The sequence GTTCAAGCTTTAACTGCTGTCTGAGAATGGAAGGTAAAggcaatttgaaaaaaatcattGGGTTGGTTTGATTCTAGTTGAAcatcaaatctaaataaatcaGTGCTTGATAATTATTATattcacaagaggaaacacatccTGTATGTTGAATGATGAATAAAGTCATCTCAATACGTTTTtacaatattgttatttcacgttcatggtaatctgtgtataaaaacattttgtagaCTAGcaagtgcatttaaaaaaaaaaaggagtcaTGGATTCACatgttgatttaatttgaatatgaaagCCCTTGATATCTGTAACCTCAGTTCCACACAAAGAGAACATTAACCTTTGTTAGAGGGAGAAATATACTATACAGTAGCATTGCTGCTTTTGCTGGAAGTAAATAAAACCCTGTTTAAATTTCAAACTGCTTACTCATCTGCTTTGTACCTCTTTAAACTCTGTGTCCTCTTTAAGTGGAATCAAGGCATGTTCTCTGCAGAAAGCTTTGCAATTAAACTTATAAGGACAACTTGTCTCAGAACCACGTTTATTGACCAATTTCCACCACAATGGATGAATTATTTCCAAGGTGTTGCAACATATCGAGGACTTAAGTAACATTATTTAAGCCATAGGCTTGAATGGATTTAAACATCCAACttcatataaaaatattaaagtgGCATGCCAGGGTTATAATGGGCCCTTATATGAGCATAATATTATGTAGGCCTCAATATGTGTCTCTGTAGGATTTTTTCATGAACTGTATTTTGATAGCCAAATGTTTTCATAATACAACACATAAAATTACATTAATTTCGATGTGGAGATGTTGGAGATTTCCttatcatgattattattatcactctTGGTTAGGGTGCAGGCTAAGATGTTGTTGAGCTCTTCCCCTATTTGTGGGTGGATACAGACTTATTTATCCTGtccaagacacacaaacagtcattCTTCAGGTGGGACATTCAGCAGCAACATACAGACAACTACAGTAAGTACCCTTAAGAAGGTTATATGtagtatgtgtatatgttgctAGAATGCTATGTGCTGGGGTGGAAGCAGCTAAAATGACAATTTGACCAAGTGttttaattaacacaaaatcttacaaaaaaaagtatttgtgcAAAGTTCTGTGTATACACCAAGACTAGACATCAATTCAACATGTCAACAGTTTGTCTAGCTCAAAAATAATTgagagtttatttattttattttttatttatttgattaggacagtgcacattaatcaatatgtcagccagagcatcaatataaatatgccGGAGTTAGCTTAATTGCTAATTTTCATCCGTTGTCCTAAGGCAAgtcaagaacataaaaacaacataccagtatacaaaatagattaaaaaaacacttttacataCAAAATAAGTCCCCATATCAAGAGTCCATGTTAAAAAATTAGAATGACCAAAGGTTACATATGAGAGCAGGTCTGGCTTGCTACTAACCACTGTTTAAGGTTTTTTCTAAAGGTGGTGTAAGTGGCACCGTCTCTAACATGTGTTGGTAATATATTCCAGGACTGTGTTCCTCTGATGGACACCACCATTTGACCAAATTTGGTCTTGCGGCGTTGTATTTCGCAGTCACCTCTAGTTAGTGCTCGTGTATTTATTGTAGGGGATTTCTTCTTTATAAAATTCTGTAATGGTGGAGGGGCTAGACCGTTCAGAACCttaaagattagacagacatccaaaaacagctgaaaactATCGAAGTCcatgattttgtgtttatttgtaattttacaataatGGTAGTATATAGGTTTTTTGTCTAGTGTTTTAAGAGttctcttgaataaagatttgATTGGTTTTAAAGTGCTCTCAGATGTTGTGAGTAATTGCAAGAgtgatttttgtgaaaaaatgatTGAAAAAGTAAATGGTTGCGATGATAGAAAAAAGGGTGAGGTCTCTGTTAGGTCTCTTCTTGATTCGCTCCAAGAGGTGAAATACCGGATGATAAATAACCAATATCCAATTGATGACAGTAGGACTGATGAAGTGTCTACTGTCAGCTCCTGCTCCGAAATGTGTTGACATAGGGTTTGCCTTGAAAATGGACATAAATAGAATATTTACTATGATGTCACTATACATCAACATTTCGTTTTTATCATTGACGAGTGGTCCGACATGGGAAGGTTTTCTTTACCTGTTGCACATTGTCCTGTGGTTTTTGCTCAGCAGGCgcctctgtgtatgtgtatgtgtgtgtgtgtgtgtgtgtgagagagagagacagacagagagacagacagagacggagatagagagagagacaggcagagacatACTCCCCCAGACCACTTTCCTTAAAGGATTTAAAGGTTGTCACTACTGCACTGATCTCCTCTGGATTTGGACGAGACTATTTCAACTCCTGCCTGGCAGGTCTgcctgctagtgccatccgacctctgcagctcatccagaatgcagcagctcgactggtctttaacctacAGGACCTCAATTCACTCACAATACAcagctcctccgctcccttcactggttaccagtagcTGCCCAGGGCTTATAACTGCCCTTGACTAAGtcttatttacttatttacatACTTACTTGTTTTCAGCCCGTTTAGTCTATTTGTAAATGGTCTATTTGTATAAAGGGTTTGAATTGATGACTCAAGCTCATCTGGTGGCTTTTACTATTCTATGGCTTTATTTGTATCTTCTTTCATtctattgttattttaatgGCTCTAACTGTTGTACAGAGCTTTGGTCAACcccggattttttttttaaatgtgcttcataataaagttgatttgattggaaaagaaataacaaaagtgAGAAATAACAGCGCGGCACAGGGGtccagtggttagcactgttgtCTCACAGCACGCAGGTCCCTAGTTAGAATTCCAGGTAGACAGGATTTTTTCTCTGAGGAGTTTGCATGTGTGGGCTTTCTCCAGATGCTCCGGCTTCATCCCACAGTCCAAGCACATTGGTGATAGGTTGATCAGTGACTATCATTTGACCACAGGGATAATCGTTGTTTGTCTCCGTATGTTGGCCCTTTGATACGCTGGAGACCTGTCCAGGGCGATTACCACCTCCTACCCTATATCAGCCGGGATTGGCTCAGGCACCCATCTTTGCCCCTAAAGGATAAAAACagaatagataatggatgggATAGATGgaagaaataacaataatggTGGATGGCTTGTAACTCTATTACAAGTATTTGTGTTAACAAACTTTGAAATGATCAGACTTTATTTCTATTGCAGTGATATCTTTTTAACCTTGGTTAACTAActtaacattgtttttattttagatgaCGATGATCGCTTGCTGCAGTCCTTTGCTCTTGCTCATCCTGAGTCCCGGAGTCTGTCAAGCTGGAAACATCTTGGTGTTTTCTGCTGAAGGCAGCCATTGGTTAAACATGAATATTCTACTTCAAGCTCTGCACTCAAGAGGACATAATATCACTGTTGTGCATTCAAGCAAAAGCTGGTACATCCCAAACAACTCCTCCTATTACAACACTGTCACAGTCCAAGTGGAGAGGGGCGTGGATCAGGAGCTCTTCACAAATTTCTTATCCAAGGCAGTACAATTTGAGCAGGATGCATATCCCTTGATAAAGCTTCTCTGTATTTTTGTAGAAATGGTAGGCAGCGTATTTGAAATTCACAAAGTTGTGATTGAATTTGTATCAACACTGCTAGATGACCGAGAGTTGATGAGAAACATTGAGGGCAGCAAGTTTGACCTGCTACTCACTGACCCTGCTTGGGGAGCTGGGGTCATTTTGGCCAAATATCTGAACCTTCCACTGGTTTTTAATGTTCGCTGGCTGCTAACTCTAGAGGGTCATCTTGCTCTTGCTCCATCACCCGTATCCTATGTTCCTATTATAGGATCTGGCAATATTGATAAAATGACCTTTTTTCAGAGAGTTAACAATATGATATCATATCTTATCAATCAAACACAATACCACTTTTTAGTTAAGGTATACCAGAAGATATGTGACAAATATCTTGTGCctgaaaatgaattcaaacaGTTGGTGCTTAATGCAGATATTTGGTTGATGAGAActgactttgtgtttgattttccaCGTCCAACTATGCCTAATGTTGTCTACATTGGAGGGTTTCACTGTAGACCAGCAAAACCTTTGCCTCGACACCTAGAGGATTTTGTACAGAGCTCTGGAGAACATGGAGTCATCATCATGTCTCTGGGGACGTTTTTGAGTGAACTTCCTGCTGACATGACCAACAAGATGTCTGCAGCTTTTGCTAAATTACCTCAGAAAGTCATCTGGAGGCATAAAGGTGACAGACCGGCCACTCTGGGTAACAACACTTTACTCGTCGACTGGATGCCACAGAATGACCTCCTGGGACATCCAAAGATTAAACTATTTGTTGCCCACGGGGGAACCAACGGTGTTCAAGAGGCTATCTATCATGGAGTCCCAGTTGTGGGTGTACCTGTGTTCTTTGACCAGAAAGACAACCTGGTCCgtctgaaagagagaggaggagctaTGATTCTTACATTAGCCAAAGTGGACAAAGACGACAACTTCCGAGAAGCAATACAGGAAGTCTTGACTGAGCCCTCCTACAGACTGAACATGCAGAGACTCTCCAGGCTGTACAGAGATCAGCCAATGAAACCACTGGACACTGCCCTCTTCTGGATAGAgtttgtcatgagacacaaagGTGCAGCTCACCTGAGAACGGAGTCCTACAGACTGCCCTGGTACTCCTACCACTCTGTAGATGTCATATTGTTCTTGATAACAGTTACACtagttattttgttattatttgctgGGTTGTTATGGTCATGCTTCAGATTGTGTatcaaaagaaaactaaaatctgACTAACAAGGAAGGATATATTTTCAAACTGGTTAAGATGTTTAGATGATCAGCTAATTGCTGAAGGAGAACTTGTATTAGCTTGGGACTGTCCTTTGGCTTGACTGTGAATGTACTTCTTATCGacagctacaaaataaaagtaccTACCAGTTTTGACAACCAACTTGCTGAGTGAAGTCTAATTACTTTGTACTAGGAAGAGTCATATCATTTTATGCagtgtcattttaaaatgtacctttgactgtaaacaaaataaaccagTTTATTCTTTTCAGTCATTTACAGTGAGTAAAATATCAGATATAAAAAAAGTGTCACTTTTTAGAAGactccacaacaaacacacagaaacattatAGACCACAACACACTGTCGGGTCATGTTTGAGATATGAAATTAACCCTACCATTTTTAAAGTTCTTGTTCAAcagtaatttgtttttgtacagatatttgcttAACAGCTAATCACCACGAACAACCTTTACTccatattgtattgtattaccTGGGCGTGCCAGATCATAACATTGCAGTAGTAAAGTCCGTCCAGGTGGGCTGGAACACATTATCTGCTCTCTGCCAAAGGAGAAAGACTGAAACATCTTTACACCAGTTGCTAATAAGGTAGGATCAACATGTTTAAATCTTTAGCTAATAGAAATAGCTGCGTTGTAGCTGTTTTGCAATAAAAAAGTGTGTATTCACAGAAGTACATTTTTGACTGGCATTATATAGTGTCAACAAGAACAAACGGTTTTGATTCTCTCTGGTAAAGTTGCAATTGCTTGAATACTGAAAAGATTAAGTTACAATATATACCATGCTGCATTTAGTtttgaaaatgattaaaaacaaaagtactAAATAGACTTAATGTGGGTAAAATGCAGTTTCTATTGAAGAATTAGTGACACCAACTATccatttgatgaaaacattacatGTATTGAAAAGTATGTGTTTAAAAGATATAATTTAAGTCACCGTTTGCTTTTCCCCCCCGATTCAGAATAAAGATGGATTGTCCCTGGGTTGTGACCACACTCTGGTTGATCTATGCACCTTTGGTTTATGGTAGCAAAGTGCTTGTTGTTCCAGTGGACGGGAGCCACTGGGTGAACATGAATGTCATTGTAAAGGAACTATACTCAAGGGGGCACCAGGTTTCTGTTCTGCGATCATTCGACAGCTGGTATATCAAGGAAACATCCCAATTCTATACTTCAGTCACACTTGATGCTGAGTCTGGATTTGATGAAGATTTTTTAACTAAGTTTGTGGCCCAACTCCTGAATATCCAGAGGGAAGGGAAGTCTGCTTGGACACGTTTTAAACTGGAAATGGAACTAATACAAAAGGGTTCTGAGATGAACCAGAAAATGGGCAAAATGCTTGAGCTGCTTTTCGAAAACAAAGATCTAATACAGTCACTGCAGGATGCTAAATATGACCTTGTCCTGGCAGACCCGTTTAGCCCATTGGGTGTTATACTTGCTCACTACCTGAGGTTGccaattgtttttaatgtcagatGGACCGGTCAAGGTGAAGGCCATTTTTCAATTgcaccttctcctctgtcttatATTCCAATGCCAGGGTCTGAGCTATCAGATAAAATGAGCTTTCCTGAGAGAGTTCTTAACGTCATGATTTTTGGATTCACAGAATTTCAAATAGCACATTTTGTTTCACCAATTTATGATcctattataaaaaaatatttaggtCCGGATGCAGATTTCCTTTCACTGTTTCAAGCAGCCGACCTGTGGCTGATGAGAGTGGATTTTGTGTTCGAGTTCCCTCGACCCACCATGCCTAATGTTGTCTACATGGGAGGCTTCCAGTGTAAACCTGCAAAACCTTTGCCTCAACACCTAGAGGATTTTGTCCAGAGCTCTGGAGAACATGGAGTGATCATCATGTCTCTGGGGACTTTTATTAGCACACTTCCGCAGGACTTAGCTGATGAGATCGCTACAGCTTTTGCTAAATTACCTCAGAAAGTCATCTGGAGGTACAAAGGGGACAGACCGGCTACTCTGGGCAACAACACTTTACTCGTTGACTGGATGCCACAGAATGACCTCCTGGGACATCCAAAGATTAAACTATTTGTGGCCCACGGGGGAACCAACGGAGTTCAAGAGGCAATTTACCATGGAGTTCCTATACTGGGACTTCCATTGATTTTTGACCAACATGATAATCTATTCAGAATTGAagtcagaggagcaggaaagaTAATCGATTTTTTTACTATGAATGAAGACATCTTATTTCAGGGTATTCAGGAAGTCTTGACTGAGCCCTCCTACAGGCTGAACATGCAGAGACTCTCCAGGCTGCACAGAGATCAGCCAATGAAACCACTGGACACTGCCCTCTTCTGGATAGAgtttgtcatgagacacaaagGTGCAGCTCACCTGAGAACGGAGTCCTACAGACTGCCCTGGTACTCCTACCACTCTGTAGATGTCATATTGTTCTTGACAACAGTTGCACtagttattttgttattatttgctgTGTTGTTATGGTCATGCTTCAGATTGTGTAtcaaaagaaaactcaaatctgACTAACAAGGAAGGATTTATCAGATGTTACAGTTAGTTTGAATGATCAGTTGAACACTGAAAGAGCAGGTTTTTCGTCTTGGACTGTCCTTTGACCTGACTgtacattacatcacattaatcatagtctttgaaaaaaaaagaacaatcaAAATCAACTTGTTAAGTGAAATCTGTTTGATTAAAATGGTATGTCATAACGTCAACATTTGTTCTTGCCTGTAATCTAAAGAGAGCATATTACCACTTAGCAGTTTATGCCTTTCAGACTACAGTGGTTTTCCTACCACACTGTAGATGTGATGCTACTGTCACTTGAACTTGTGCTGATGATGCACTTTTGTGGCCTTAATAAGGTGTTCAAGCTTTAAATGCTGTCTGAGAATGGAAGGTAAAGGCAATTTGAAAAGAATCATTGCGTTGGTTTGATTCCTGTTGAACAACAAATCTAGATAATTCCGTGCTTGATAATTATAATCACAAGAGGAAACATCCTGTTTGTTGAAGGATGAATGAAGTCATCTCACTATATTCTTACAATAATGTTATTTCATGTACTTAGTACTCTGtgtataaaaacatttcatatgcttgatgtgtgtggttttttAAAGACTAGCAAGtgcattatttaaaacaaattattcatGGTTTCacatgatttaatttgaatatgaaagCCCTTGATATCTGTAACCTCAGTTTCACACAAAGAGAACTTTTACCTTTGTTAGAGGGAGGAACATTCTATACAGCGGCATTGCTGCTTTAGCCAGAAGCAAATAGACCCTGTTTAAATTTCAAACTGCTTACTCATCTGCTTTGTACCTCTTTAAACTGCATGTCCTCTTTAAGCGGAATCAAGGAATCTAACTCTGCATGTGTAAACCCTTTTAACAAATTCACTCTTGCTGTGGCACAGTTTTGCtagatttgacatttttaaatagtgTAATGAAAATGTACTCAATAATAACTCAGTTTGTGCTTACAGCAGATATTTCCATCTAAGGTACAGCCCGACATGAACTTTATGTATCTAGCATGTGCAACCATTGTTTGTACATATTTGCAGAAATTGATCTTGTGGTTAAACTGCCTTTGGATATGCACTATTTAAAGAATATAATAACTTTActcatttaattatttctgtTGATTCTCAGACTGTGCACTAACTAATATTGCCATTTTTACAAGAATGATCTTGATTTCCAAGCCTAAAACACAGAATGGGAAGTGATCAAAACAAGGTTGTTGGTATATCAATTTcatatagataaaaaaaatgcagtacTGTCTAGATTTGCATATTGAAGGAAGAAGTACAAATGTCAGAATAAACTTTGTACTAGAGTTGAAAACTTAGGGTCCATTCTTTGTCACTTGTGTCATTTTGGACATGAAGCCTGGAACAGTATCTTTGTCTTTAGTGAGCTTCCAGTGTGCCTCGTGACACGTCCCCTAAAGCCGTTCATAATACTTGGATGTGGATATGTCTCTGGAGACCTTTTGCAAAATGATTACAAAATCGGCCAAAAATACTGTCGAGGATATACAAAAGTTAATTTCTCATGAAAGGAAAATAATTTCGCCTTAGAGTTGGATGATTTCCAGTTGCGTGTGCACATTTGTTTGCATATGAATACAACGCCCTATTCCCAAAGTGTGGGGAGTGAAGAGGATTAAGACAACAACCTCCTCAGGGTCTTACAAGAAGTCTTGAATAAGCCCTTCCACAGGATGAACCTACAGGGTCTGTACCAATGTTTACACTTAAAGGGTTTAACTGAGGCTTTGGCAATGTTgttaataataagaaataaactACTGTTGCAAGTGGAGACTGTGAGAGCGCTGTAGAGAATTAGGCAAAAATCCATTCAACCAATCTCGTGTTGACTGAGGAAGTCCTCAGAAACAAAGGGCGAATTTACTTGCGAATCTACACAGTCTTTTTAACAAAGGGCACTTTTTTTAGCTGCATTAAGGTATTGAATTTGTAGCATTTACTACATTCCCATTAAAGGTTATCTGTGAATGTCAAACCAgaaaaattcaaatatttatattttgtctaATGTTAAAGGTATTTGTAGAGATTTTACAATAAACATCTCACTTTAATACTCAACTAACTCAAATACCAAGATTGCAGGTTTGTTAAGATTATGCTATCATGATATGACTGTACAAAATCCCTGAGGgttttacttaaataaataaataattttattacaaaacaataaaaatacattgtttTAGATTTTGTGTCTACTTCCTACTTTTGGCTGGTTGTAGCcatgacagaaaacatcatACAGATGATTTTACATCTCTTCTGTATACAGGTAAATCATAAGCAATATAAGATTGAATCATAAGTGTTGTAATGaactgaaatatttaaagtgaGATTTCACTTTGttgtaacattttcattttcacaagAATCAACTAACAGTAGTCAGATAGATATATTAGCTGCCTGTTGGATTCCACTTGACTCAAAATAGCTATTACAAAAGGCACAAACAACTTCCAGgctcagaaataaaaaaaaaaaaaaacaattttcaaGCTTGAAAACTTGAAAGTAAGACAGAACTACTGACAATTTAACTTTAAAGGGAAAGTTACATATTTCATGTCATGTACTTATTCTCTTTCTTGTCatgaattaaatgaatgaagCTGGAATCAGCAGCCATTAAGCTTAGGTTAACATAACGGTGTGTAAAGAGCTGTCTGTAGGTGGCTATATGCTGGACAACAGATGTTCCAATTCAGAGCTTGCATCCTTTTCCCTTCACAGTCTTTAATGGCCACACCTTTATATAGCGGTTCAAACTCTCTGGTTTGCAGTGGGTTTCCTATCATTGACCACTGGCAAAACATATCACAGTTACACTCtggttttttaaacatgaatcaaAGCCTTCCTTacatttccagtctttatgctaagctaagctaaccttACAAACACTGGCTTTGTCGCTTTCTAAGACTGGGACATGAAAGTGGAATTAATCCTTTGATCTAGTTCTCAGAAAAGAAAGGTGCCAATATTACTGTACAGACAGGTACAACCAATACCTTGTAACTCATTAGATGACCACAAGCACAGCTCCGGGTACATATCAGCTgataatacaaacaaaaaagtaataTCCATAATTGTATGGCCTCATACAGCA comes from Platichthys flesus chromosome 1, fPlaFle2.1, whole genome shotgun sequence and encodes:
- the LOC133954286 gene encoding UDP-glucuronosyltransferase 2C1-like, whose product is MDCPWVVTTLWLIYAPLVYGSKVLVVPVDGSHWVNMNVIVKELYSRGHQVSVLRSFDSWYIKETSQFYTSVTLDAESGFDEDFLTKFVAQLLNIQREGKSAWTRFKLEMELIQKGSEMNQKMGKMLELLFENKDLIQSLQDAKYDLVLADPFSPLGVILAHYLRLPIVFNVRWTGQGEGHFSIAPSPLSYIPMPGSELSDKMSFPERVLNVMIFGFTEFQIAHFVSPIYDPIIKKYLGPDADFLSLFQAADLWLMRVDFVFEFPRPTMPNVVYMGGFQCKPAKPLPQHLEDFVQSSGEHGVIIMSLGTFISTLPQDLADEIATAFAKLPQKVIWRYKGDRPATLGNNTLLVDWMPQNDLLGHPKIKLFVAHGGTNGVQEAIYHGVPILGLPLIFDQHDNLFRIEVRGAGKIIDFFTMNEDILFQGIQEVLTEPSYRLNMQRLSRLHRDQPMKPLDTALFWIEFVMRHKGAAHLRTESYRLPWYSYHSVDVILFLTTVALVILLLFAVLLWSCFRLCIKRKLKSD
- the LOC133958771 gene encoding UDP-glucuronosyltransferase 2C1-like, coding for MTMIACCSPLLLLILSPGVCQAGNILVFSAEGSHWLNMNILLQALHSRGHNITVVHSSKSWYIPNNSSYYNTVTVQVERGVDQELFTNFLSKAVQFEQDAYPLIKLLCIFVEMVGSVFEIHKVVIEFVSTLLDDRELMRNIEGSKFDLLLTDPAWGAGVILAKYLNLPLVFNVRWLLTLEGHLALAPSPVSYVPIIGSGNIDKMTFFQRVNNMISYLINQTQYHFLVKVYQKICDKYLVPENEFKQLVLNADIWLMRTDFVFDFPRPTMPNVVYIGGFHCRPAKPLPRHLEDFVQSSGEHGVIIMSLGTFLSELPADMTNKMSAAFAKLPQKVIWRHKGDRPATLGNNTLLVDWMPQNDLLGHPKIKLFVAHGGTNGVQEAIYHGVPVVGVPVFFDQKDNLVRLKERGGAMILTLAKVDKDDNFREAIQEVLTEPSYRLNMQRLSRLYRDQPMKPLDTALFWIEFVMRHKGAAHLRTESYRLPWYSYHSVDVILFLITVTLVILLLFAGLLWSCFRLCIKRKLKSD